One segment of Ascochyta rabiei chromosome 7, complete sequence DNA contains the following:
- a CDS encoding Signal peptidase I: protein MSTGAKKRIMKEYGECMADMPSGMKINFDEQNMTKWEVLMDGPEQSVYAGGHFKLEITFPNEYPFKPPVVSFRTKIYHPNVSNDDKGSMCLGLLRPDEWKPPNKVVSVLRLIQTLLIEPNPDDAIEPSIANEYRENRKEFEKNATDWIKRYAK, encoded by the exons ATGAGCACAGgcgcaaagaagaggatcatGAAG GAGTACGGCGAGTGCATGGCGGACATGCCGTCGGGCATGAAGATCAACTTCGATGAGCAGAACATGACCAAGTGGGAGGTGCTGATGGACGGACCGGAGCAGTCCGTGTACGCG GGCGGGCACTTTAAGCTCGAGATCACATTTCCCAATGAGTATCCGTTCAAGCCGCCGGTGGTTTCGTTCCGCACCAAGATCTACCACCCCAACGTCAGCAACGACGACAAGGGCTCCATGTGCCTGGGCCTGCTGCGTCCCGACGAGTGGAAGCCGCCGAACAAGGTTGTGTCGGTGCTTCGCCTCATTCAGACGCTGCTCATCGAACCGAACCCGGACGATGCCATCGAGCCGTCTATTGCCAACGAGTACAGGGAGAACCGCAAGGAGTTTGAGAAGAATGCAACGGACTGGATCAAGCGCTATGCGAAGTGA